A window of the Linepithema humile isolate Giens D197 chromosome 4, Lhum_UNIL_v1.0, whole genome shotgun sequence genome harbors these coding sequences:
- the LOC105677261 gene encoding uncharacterized protein isoform X5: MRSDWKSKPNALEWKTNSTTKQTDTTCGMGVEDRRSLSTSPECKQLQRQAKSVPSVEIYRPPAARRASNSSETSSTQVQSIGDSSSIKNARQKRPDRAVYVPRHRRSLEVEEKKQQNPRVCPTRHAASNKDSTTNNNSKLDVLIRCTQQGIGSSSSNKISKNRNKEIENNYVPQEILKNVVLLDSGEISDTHDNTERYRAHKLLEELEKDVPTLLEEKKSVATDNFNENSVNSNLLKSSDKVAINNKQLEIMQETVAENESSAEHLNCNDVIAHKNEQLIEQNIVSDVLVISADSKKGLKHSEQVSSTVMPPEKKVKKIERQKSKPVPPPSPPLKINRDECDWDNLFDDNGDCLDPTLIEELTSAVGEVAIEQPNNHYKTYSKQVEVSSDEFAHVIEIYNFPSEFKTSDLAAVFSSFKNGGFELKWVDDTHCLGVFSSPLVAAEVLASNHPFVKTRPLSEATALSKAKARKSAEFLQPYRNRPETCAALARRLVTGALGVKLATAREEREHEKNVLREAKEKKRLANKQREDVWEGIIPAK; encoded by the exons ATGAGAAG CGATTGGAAATCAAAACCGAATGCTCTTGAGTGGAAAACGAATTCTACAACGAAACAAACGGACACTACTTGCGGGATGGGTGTCGAGGATCGACGATCGCTTTCAACGTCTCCAGAATGCAAACAATTACAACGACAAg ccaaaTCAGTACCATCGGTCGAAATTTATAGGCCACCGGCGGCTAGGAGAGCTAGCAATTCTTCAGAAACAAGTAGCACACAAGTACAATCGATTGGAGATTCTTCTTCGATCAA GAATGCACGACAAAAACGACCCGATCGAGCGGTTTATGTACCCAGACATCGAAGAAGTTTAGAAGTTGAAGAAAAGAAGCAGCAAAATCCAAGAGTCTGTCCTACAAGACATGCAGCATCAAACAAAGATTCAACTACGAACAATAATTCTAAACTAGATGTGCTTATCAGATGTACGCAACAAGGTATAGGCAGTTCAAGTTCAAATAAAATCTCTAAGAATCGTAACAAAGAGATCGAAAACAATTATGTTCCGCAAGAGATTTTAAAGAATGTAGTTCTTTTAGATTCTGGAGAAATTTCAGATACGCACGATAACACCGAGCGTTATCGTGCTCATAAATTATTGGAAGAATTGGAGAAAGATGTGCCAACTTTattagaagagaaaaaatcAGTTGCGactgataattttaatgaaaatagcGTTAATTCAAATCTACTAAAATCATCTGACaaagttgcaataaataataaacaattagaaataatgCAAGAAACTGTTGCAGAAAACGAGTCCTCAGCAGAACATTTAAATTGCAATGATGTAATAGCACATAAAAACGAACAattaattgaacaaaatatagTATCGGATGTTTTGGTAATTTCCGCCGATAGTAAAAAAGGTTTGAAACATTCTGAACAAGTATCTTCGACTGTAATGCCACCTGAAAAAAAAGTCAAGAAAATAGAAAGGCAAAAGAGTAAACCGGTCCCACCGCCCTCTCCACCTTTGAAGATAAACAGAGACGAATGCGATTgggataatttatttgatgatAATGGAGATTGTCTAGATCCGACATTGATAGAAGAA CTTACATCAGCAGTAGGTGAAGTGGCGATAGAACAACCAAATAATCATTACAAGACATACAGCAAACAAGTCGAAGTGTCTAGCGATGAATTTGCACACGTTAtagaaatttacaattttcctTCAGAGTTCAAAACTAGCGATTTAGCAGCTGTTTTTAGTTCTTTCAAGAATGGTGGTTTTGAACTGAAGTGGGTAGACGATACTCATTGTTTGGGAGTTTTTAGCAGTCCTCTTGTTG CTGCTGAAGTGTTAGCATCAAATCATCCATTCGTGAAAACGAGACCACTTAGCGAAGCTACCGCTTTAAGTAAAGCAAAGGCAAGAAAAAGTGCAGAATTTCTGCAACCTTATAGAAATCGTCCTGAAACATGCGCCGCCTTAGCTAGAAGATTAGTTACTGGTGCATTGGGCGTAAAACTCGCTACAGCTAGAGAAGAACGTGAGCACGAAAAGAATGTATTGCGTGAAGCCAAAG aaaaaaaacgattaGCCAATAAACAACGAGAGGATGTCTGGGAAGGCATAATACCTGCAaagtaa
- the LOC105677261 gene encoding R3H and coiled-coil domain-containing protein 1 isoform X1: MSLQDSLFSEDVEYDITIFTRNKTRKRALVFPPVNNYRRYIIHQLVQDRFPLLQTFSIGQGLARRTVVCYKSDMRSDWKSKPNALEWKTNSTTKQTDTTCGMGVEDRRSLSTSPECKQLQRQAKSVPSVEIYRPPAARRASNSSETSSTQVQSIGDSSSIKNARQKRPDRAVYVPRHRRSLEVEEKKQQNPRVCPTRHAASNKDSTTNNNSKLDVLIRCTQQGIGSSSSNKISKNRNKEIENNYVPQEILKNVVLLDSGEISDTHDNTERYRAHKLLEELEKDVPTLLEEKKSVATDNFNENSVNSNLLKSSDKVAINNKQLEIMQETVAENESSAEHLNCNDVIAHKNEQLIEQNIVSDVLVISADSKKGLKHSEQVSSTVMPPEKKVKKIERQKSKPVPPPSPPLKINRDECDWDNLFDDNGDCLDPTLIEELTSAVGEVAIEQPNNHYKTYSKQVEVSSDEFAHVIEIYNFPSEFKTSDLAAVFSSFKNGGFELKWVDDTHCLGVFSSPLVAAEVLASNHPFVKTRPLSEATALSKAKARKSAEFLQPYRNRPETCAALARRLVTGALGVKLATAREEREHEKNVLREAKEKKRLANKQREDVWEGIIPAK; encoded by the exons ATGAGTTTGCAAGATAGCTTGTTTTCTGAAGATGTCGAATATGACATAACCATCTTTACGAGGAATAAGACACGCAAGAG AGCACTTGTTTTTCCACCTGTCAATAACTATCGCCGATATATAATACATCAGCTGGTGCAGGATCGTTTCCCTTTGCTGCAAACGTTCTCAATTGGTCAAGGTTTGGCCAGACGTACCGTAGTATGCTACAAGAGTGATATGAGAAG CGATTGGAAATCAAAACCGAATGCTCTTGAGTGGAAAACGAATTCTACAACGAAACAAACGGACACTACTTGCGGGATGGGTGTCGAGGATCGACGATCGCTTTCAACGTCTCCAGAATGCAAACAATTACAACGACAAg ccaaaTCAGTACCATCGGTCGAAATTTATAGGCCACCGGCGGCTAGGAGAGCTAGCAATTCTTCAGAAACAAGTAGCACACAAGTACAATCGATTGGAGATTCTTCTTCGATCAA GAATGCACGACAAAAACGACCCGATCGAGCGGTTTATGTACCCAGACATCGAAGAAGTTTAGAAGTTGAAGAAAAGAAGCAGCAAAATCCAAGAGTCTGTCCTACAAGACATGCAGCATCAAACAAAGATTCAACTACGAACAATAATTCTAAACTAGATGTGCTTATCAGATGTACGCAACAAGGTATAGGCAGTTCAAGTTCAAATAAAATCTCTAAGAATCGTAACAAAGAGATCGAAAACAATTATGTTCCGCAAGAGATTTTAAAGAATGTAGTTCTTTTAGATTCTGGAGAAATTTCAGATACGCACGATAACACCGAGCGTTATCGTGCTCATAAATTATTGGAAGAATTGGAGAAAGATGTGCCAACTTTattagaagagaaaaaatcAGTTGCGactgataattttaatgaaaatagcGTTAATTCAAATCTACTAAAATCATCTGACaaagttgcaataaataataaacaattagaaataatgCAAGAAACTGTTGCAGAAAACGAGTCCTCAGCAGAACATTTAAATTGCAATGATGTAATAGCACATAAAAACGAACAattaattgaacaaaatatagTATCGGATGTTTTGGTAATTTCCGCCGATAGTAAAAAAGGTTTGAAACATTCTGAACAAGTATCTTCGACTGTAATGCCACCTGAAAAAAAAGTCAAGAAAATAGAAAGGCAAAAGAGTAAACCGGTCCCACCGCCCTCTCCACCTTTGAAGATAAACAGAGACGAATGCGATTgggataatttatttgatgatAATGGAGATTGTCTAGATCCGACATTGATAGAAGAA CTTACATCAGCAGTAGGTGAAGTGGCGATAGAACAACCAAATAATCATTACAAGACATACAGCAAACAAGTCGAAGTGTCTAGCGATGAATTTGCACACGTTAtagaaatttacaattttcctTCAGAGTTCAAAACTAGCGATTTAGCAGCTGTTTTTAGTTCTTTCAAGAATGGTGGTTTTGAACTGAAGTGGGTAGACGATACTCATTGTTTGGGAGTTTTTAGCAGTCCTCTTGTTG CTGCTGAAGTGTTAGCATCAAATCATCCATTCGTGAAAACGAGACCACTTAGCGAAGCTACCGCTTTAAGTAAAGCAAAGGCAAGAAAAAGTGCAGAATTTCTGCAACCTTATAGAAATCGTCCTGAAACATGCGCCGCCTTAGCTAGAAGATTAGTTACTGGTGCATTGGGCGTAAAACTCGCTACAGCTAGAGAAGAACGTGAGCACGAAAAGAATGTATTGCGTGAAGCCAAAG aaaaaaaacgattaGCCAATAAACAACGAGAGGATGTCTGGGAAGGCATAATACCTGCAaagtaa
- the LOC105677261 gene encoding R3H and coiled-coil domain-containing protein 1 isoform X2, with protein MMHLCRALVFPPVNNYRRYIIHQLVQDRFPLLQTFSIGQGLARRTVVCYKSDMRSDWKSKPNALEWKTNSTTKQTDTTCGMGVEDRRSLSTSPECKQLQRQAKSVPSVEIYRPPAARRASNSSETSSTQVQSIGDSSSIKNARQKRPDRAVYVPRHRRSLEVEEKKQQNPRVCPTRHAASNKDSTTNNNSKLDVLIRCTQQGIGSSSSNKISKNRNKEIENNYVPQEILKNVVLLDSGEISDTHDNTERYRAHKLLEELEKDVPTLLEEKKSVATDNFNENSVNSNLLKSSDKVAINNKQLEIMQETVAENESSAEHLNCNDVIAHKNEQLIEQNIVSDVLVISADSKKGLKHSEQVSSTVMPPEKKVKKIERQKSKPVPPPSPPLKINRDECDWDNLFDDNGDCLDPTLIEELTSAVGEVAIEQPNNHYKTYSKQVEVSSDEFAHVIEIYNFPSEFKTSDLAAVFSSFKNGGFELKWVDDTHCLGVFSSPLVAAEVLASNHPFVKTRPLSEATALSKAKARKSAEFLQPYRNRPETCAALARRLVTGALGVKLATAREEREHEKNVLREAKEKKRLANKQREDVWEGIIPAK; from the exons ATGATGCATCTTTGCAG AGCACTTGTTTTTCCACCTGTCAATAACTATCGCCGATATATAATACATCAGCTGGTGCAGGATCGTTTCCCTTTGCTGCAAACGTTCTCAATTGGTCAAGGTTTGGCCAGACGTACCGTAGTATGCTACAAGAGTGATATGAGAAG CGATTGGAAATCAAAACCGAATGCTCTTGAGTGGAAAACGAATTCTACAACGAAACAAACGGACACTACTTGCGGGATGGGTGTCGAGGATCGACGATCGCTTTCAACGTCTCCAGAATGCAAACAATTACAACGACAAg ccaaaTCAGTACCATCGGTCGAAATTTATAGGCCACCGGCGGCTAGGAGAGCTAGCAATTCTTCAGAAACAAGTAGCACACAAGTACAATCGATTGGAGATTCTTCTTCGATCAA GAATGCACGACAAAAACGACCCGATCGAGCGGTTTATGTACCCAGACATCGAAGAAGTTTAGAAGTTGAAGAAAAGAAGCAGCAAAATCCAAGAGTCTGTCCTACAAGACATGCAGCATCAAACAAAGATTCAACTACGAACAATAATTCTAAACTAGATGTGCTTATCAGATGTACGCAACAAGGTATAGGCAGTTCAAGTTCAAATAAAATCTCTAAGAATCGTAACAAAGAGATCGAAAACAATTATGTTCCGCAAGAGATTTTAAAGAATGTAGTTCTTTTAGATTCTGGAGAAATTTCAGATACGCACGATAACACCGAGCGTTATCGTGCTCATAAATTATTGGAAGAATTGGAGAAAGATGTGCCAACTTTattagaagagaaaaaatcAGTTGCGactgataattttaatgaaaatagcGTTAATTCAAATCTACTAAAATCATCTGACaaagttgcaataaataataaacaattagaaataatgCAAGAAACTGTTGCAGAAAACGAGTCCTCAGCAGAACATTTAAATTGCAATGATGTAATAGCACATAAAAACGAACAattaattgaacaaaatatagTATCGGATGTTTTGGTAATTTCCGCCGATAGTAAAAAAGGTTTGAAACATTCTGAACAAGTATCTTCGACTGTAATGCCACCTGAAAAAAAAGTCAAGAAAATAGAAAGGCAAAAGAGTAAACCGGTCCCACCGCCCTCTCCACCTTTGAAGATAAACAGAGACGAATGCGATTgggataatttatttgatgatAATGGAGATTGTCTAGATCCGACATTGATAGAAGAA CTTACATCAGCAGTAGGTGAAGTGGCGATAGAACAACCAAATAATCATTACAAGACATACAGCAAACAAGTCGAAGTGTCTAGCGATGAATTTGCACACGTTAtagaaatttacaattttcctTCAGAGTTCAAAACTAGCGATTTAGCAGCTGTTTTTAGTTCTTTCAAGAATGGTGGTTTTGAACTGAAGTGGGTAGACGATACTCATTGTTTGGGAGTTTTTAGCAGTCCTCTTGTTG CTGCTGAAGTGTTAGCATCAAATCATCCATTCGTGAAAACGAGACCACTTAGCGAAGCTACCGCTTTAAGTAAAGCAAAGGCAAGAAAAAGTGCAGAATTTCTGCAACCTTATAGAAATCGTCCTGAAACATGCGCCGCCTTAGCTAGAAGATTAGTTACTGGTGCATTGGGCGTAAAACTCGCTACAGCTAGAGAAGAACGTGAGCACGAAAAGAATGTATTGCGTGAAGCCAAAG aaaaaaaacgattaGCCAATAAACAACGAGAGGATGTCTGGGAAGGCATAATACCTGCAaagtaa
- the Srp72 gene encoding signal recognition particle subunit SRP72 encodes MASKESNLPALYTELYKFGQNGEYERALKTANRILGISQDEEAAVHCKIICYIQLSKFNDALQTIVKTPKLATNLEFEKGYCLYRLNQVHEALKVIENVQNPSLRIKELKAQILYRLEKYEECFAVYRDIIKNSHDDYEEERETNLAAVLGNLATENSDLEIPSLREHTYELTYNAAYRLLAQKSRDDKTILTEAEKKLRTAEKMCKEGLEEDGALEEEIENELGVIRVQLGYCLQLQGREKEAQTLYTAALKAKPDDIALVAVASNNLVCLNKDQNVFDSKKRMKSATHESLEHKLTSRQRRNIAYNQCLLAFYTDQGEQCHQLCNNLAKDYAALAADAMFIKAVQLSKEGKPKEAAKLLTEHAVGEKELSMKLASVQVLLSQDERKDAIAILENLNEKDKSLPGIVSALVTLHMADNDREKASTVLKNAVAYYKKNKYITENLGELWRQAANFYLRGGELKIAADILQELVDASPSDTKTLAQLVVAYVQFSPAKAQSLSKRLPPLHDLAETTDIDALESSNWIIGTKIVKKKIEPSPGKPMSDVIQKKHKKRKRKGKLPKNYDPNATPDPERWLPRHERSGFRKKRDRRNRDTTMKGTQGAATGASDLYDITKMPANAKPSPNPRHSPAVETSGPRQQQRKVQQKKKKKGGKW; translated from the exons ATGGCTTCGAAAGAAAGTAACTTACCCGCTTTGTACAccgaattatataaatttggaCAAAATGGGGAATATGAAAGGGCTTTAAAAACCGCAAATAGAA TATTAGGTATCTCCCAAGATGAAGAAGCAGCGGttcattgcaaaattatttgctacaTCCAGCTGTCCAAATTCAACGATGCATTACAAACTATTGTCAAAACCCCAAAATTGGCAAC GAACTTGGAATTTGAAAAAGGATATTGCCTCTATCGTTTAAATCAAGTTCATGAAGCATTAAAAGTGATAGAAAATGTGCAGAACCCTTCTTTGAGAATTAAAGAACTAAAAGCACAAATATTGTATCGCTTAGAGAAATATGAAGAATGTTTTGCTGTATATAgagatattataaagaattcaCATGATGATTATGAAGAGGAAAGGGAAACAAATCTTGCAGCTGTTCTTGGAAACTTGGCAACTGAAAACTCT GATTTAGAAATTCCTTCATTACGTGAACATACTTATGAATTAACATATAATGCAGCTTATCGTTTATTGGCACAAAAAAGCAGAGAtgataaaactattttaacagaagcagaaaagaaattaagaacTGCTGAGAAAATGTGTAAAGAAGGTTTAGAGGAAGATGGAGCACTGGAAGAggaaattgaaaatgaattaGGTGTAATTCGAGTACAACTTGGCTACTGTCTACAATTACAAGGTCGAGAAAAAGAAGCGCAAACATTATACACCGCTGCTTTAAAAGCTAAACCAGATGATATTGCATTAGTTGCTGTAGCTAGCAATAATTTAGTATGTCTGAATAAAGatcaaaatgtttttgataGTAAGAAACGAATGAAAAGTGCCACTCACGAAAGTTTGGAGCACAAATTAACTTCCAGGCAAAGAAGAAATATCGCATACAATCAGTGTTTATTGGCATTTTACACTGATCAA GGGGAACAATGTCATCAACTGTGCAATAATCTTGCGAAAGATTATGCTGCGCTTGCAGCAGATGCAATGTTTATAAAAGCTGTACAACTTAGTAAGGAAGGTAAACCGAAAGAAGCAGCGAAACTATTGACCGAACATGCTGTCGGTGAAAAGGAATTGTCTATGAAATTGGCTAGTGTACAAGTACTTCTAAGTCAGGATGAAAGAAAAGATGCAATCGCTATTTTGGAGAATTTAAACGAAAAAGACAAATCGCTACCTGGAATAGTCAGTGCACTCGTTACACTTCACATGGCTGATAACGATCGAGAAAAAGCGTCgactgttttaaaaaatgcagttGCTTACtataaaaagaacaaa tacaTCACTGAAAATTTGGGAGAATTATGGCGACAAGCtgccaatttttatttacgtggTGGGGAACTCAAGATTGCTGCCGACATTTTGCAAGAGTTAGTAGACGCTTCACCATCCGACACCAAGACATTAGCTCAATTAGTGGTCGCTTACGTACAGTTCAGTCCCGCTAAAGCACAATCACTATCAAAAAGATTACCACCGCTCCATGATCTCGCTGAAACTACTGACATTGACGCATTGGAAAGTAGCAATTGGATTATCGGGACTAAAATagtaaagaagaaaatcgagCCTTCTCCTgg TAAACCAATGTCCGATGTAATACAAAAGAAGCATAAAAAACGTAAACGAAAGGGTAAACTGCCGAAGAACTATGATCCAAACGCCACACCGGATCCAGAACGATGGTTGCCGAGACACGAGCGTAGTGGATTCCGTAAAAAACGAGATAGAAGAAATAGAGATACTACTATGAAAGGAACACAGGGAGCTGCTACGGGAGCTAGCGATCTCTA TGACATCACTAAAATGCCTGCAAACGCCAAGCCATCGCCAAATCCTCGTCATAGTCCAGCAGTGGAAACTTCTGGACCACGTCAGCAGCAACGTAAAGTTCaacagaagaaaaagaaaaaaggtgGCAAATGGTAA
- the LOC105677261 gene encoding R3H and coiled-coil domain-containing protein 1 isoform X4 — protein sequence MSLQDSLFSEDVEYDITIFTRNKTRKRALVFPPVNNYRRYIIHQLVQDRFPLLQTFSIGQGLARRTVVCYKSDMRSDWKSKPNALEWKTNSTTKQTDTTCGMGVEDRRSLSTSPECKQLQRQAKSVPSVEIYRPPAARRASNSSETSSTQVQSIGDSSSIKNARQKRPDRAVYVPRHRRSLEVEEKKQQNPRVCPTRHAASNKDSTTNNNSKLDVLIRCTQQDSGEISDTHDNTERYRAHKLLEELEKDVPTLLEEKKSVATDNFNENSVNSNLLKSSDKVAINNKQLEIMQETVAENESSAEHLNCNDVIAHKNEQLIEQNIVSDVLVISADSKKGLKHSEQVSSTVMPPEKKVKKIERQKSKPVPPPSPPLKINRDECDWDNLFDDNGDCLDPTLIEELTSAVGEVAIEQPNNHYKTYSKQVEVSSDEFAHVIEIYNFPSEFKTSDLAAVFSSFKNGGFELKWVDDTHCLGVFSSPLVAAEVLASNHPFVKTRPLSEATALSKAKARKSAEFLQPYRNRPETCAALARRLVTGALGVKLATAREEREHEKNVLREAKEKKRLANKQREDVWEGIIPAK from the exons ATGAGTTTGCAAGATAGCTTGTTTTCTGAAGATGTCGAATATGACATAACCATCTTTACGAGGAATAAGACACGCAAGAG AGCACTTGTTTTTCCACCTGTCAATAACTATCGCCGATATATAATACATCAGCTGGTGCAGGATCGTTTCCCTTTGCTGCAAACGTTCTCAATTGGTCAAGGTTTGGCCAGACGTACCGTAGTATGCTACAAGAGTGATATGAGAAG CGATTGGAAATCAAAACCGAATGCTCTTGAGTGGAAAACGAATTCTACAACGAAACAAACGGACACTACTTGCGGGATGGGTGTCGAGGATCGACGATCGCTTTCAACGTCTCCAGAATGCAAACAATTACAACGACAAg ccaaaTCAGTACCATCGGTCGAAATTTATAGGCCACCGGCGGCTAGGAGAGCTAGCAATTCTTCAGAAACAAGTAGCACACAAGTACAATCGATTGGAGATTCTTCTTCGATCAA GAATGCACGACAAAAACGACCCGATCGAGCGGTTTATGTACCCAGACATCGAAGAAGTTTAGAAGTTGAAGAAAAGAAGCAGCAAAATCCAAGAGTCTGTCCTACAAGACATGCAGCATCAAACAAAGATTCAACTACGAACAATAATTCTAAACTAGATGTGCTTATCAGATGTACGCAACAAG ATTCTGGAGAAATTTCAGATACGCACGATAACACCGAGCGTTATCGTGCTCATAAATTATTGGAAGAATTGGAGAAAGATGTGCCAACTTTattagaagagaaaaaatcAGTTGCGactgataattttaatgaaaatagcGTTAATTCAAATCTACTAAAATCATCTGACaaagttgcaataaataataaacaattagaaataatgCAAGAAACTGTTGCAGAAAACGAGTCCTCAGCAGAACATTTAAATTGCAATGATGTAATAGCACATAAAAACGAACAattaattgaacaaaatatagTATCGGATGTTTTGGTAATTTCCGCCGATAGTAAAAAAGGTTTGAAACATTCTGAACAAGTATCTTCGACTGTAATGCCACCTGAAAAAAAAGTCAAGAAAATAGAAAGGCAAAAGAGTAAACCGGTCCCACCGCCCTCTCCACCTTTGAAGATAAACAGAGACGAATGCGATTgggataatttatttgatgatAATGGAGATTGTCTAGATCCGACATTGATAGAAGAA CTTACATCAGCAGTAGGTGAAGTGGCGATAGAACAACCAAATAATCATTACAAGACATACAGCAAACAAGTCGAAGTGTCTAGCGATGAATTTGCACACGTTAtagaaatttacaattttcctTCAGAGTTCAAAACTAGCGATTTAGCAGCTGTTTTTAGTTCTTTCAAGAATGGTGGTTTTGAACTGAAGTGGGTAGACGATACTCATTGTTTGGGAGTTTTTAGCAGTCCTCTTGTTG CTGCTGAAGTGTTAGCATCAAATCATCCATTCGTGAAAACGAGACCACTTAGCGAAGCTACCGCTTTAAGTAAAGCAAAGGCAAGAAAAAGTGCAGAATTTCTGCAACCTTATAGAAATCGTCCTGAAACATGCGCCGCCTTAGCTAGAAGATTAGTTACTGGTGCATTGGGCGTAAAACTCGCTACAGCTAGAGAAGAACGTGAGCACGAAAAGAATGTATTGCGTGAAGCCAAAG aaaaaaaacgattaGCCAATAAACAACGAGAGGATGTCTGGGAAGGCATAATACCTGCAaagtaa
- the LOC105677261 gene encoding R3H and coiled-coil domain-containing protein 1 isoform X3, with translation MSLQDSLFSEDVEYDITIFTRNKTRKRALVFPPVNNYRRYIIHQLVQDRFPLLQTFSIGQGLARRTVVCYKSDMRSDWKSKPNALEWKTNSTTKQTDTTCGMGVEDRRSLSTSPECKQLQRQAKSVPSVEIYRPPAARRASNSSETSSTQVQSIGDSSSIKNARQKRPDRAVYVPRHRRSLEVEEKKQQNPRVCPTRHAASNKDSTTNNNSKLDVLIRCTQQVLLDSGEISDTHDNTERYRAHKLLEELEKDVPTLLEEKKSVATDNFNENSVNSNLLKSSDKVAINNKQLEIMQETVAENESSAEHLNCNDVIAHKNEQLIEQNIVSDVLVISADSKKGLKHSEQVSSTVMPPEKKVKKIERQKSKPVPPPSPPLKINRDECDWDNLFDDNGDCLDPTLIEELTSAVGEVAIEQPNNHYKTYSKQVEVSSDEFAHVIEIYNFPSEFKTSDLAAVFSSFKNGGFELKWVDDTHCLGVFSSPLVAAEVLASNHPFVKTRPLSEATALSKAKARKSAEFLQPYRNRPETCAALARRLVTGALGVKLATAREEREHEKNVLREAKEKKRLANKQREDVWEGIIPAK, from the exons ATGAGTTTGCAAGATAGCTTGTTTTCTGAAGATGTCGAATATGACATAACCATCTTTACGAGGAATAAGACACGCAAGAG AGCACTTGTTTTTCCACCTGTCAATAACTATCGCCGATATATAATACATCAGCTGGTGCAGGATCGTTTCCCTTTGCTGCAAACGTTCTCAATTGGTCAAGGTTTGGCCAGACGTACCGTAGTATGCTACAAGAGTGATATGAGAAG CGATTGGAAATCAAAACCGAATGCTCTTGAGTGGAAAACGAATTCTACAACGAAACAAACGGACACTACTTGCGGGATGGGTGTCGAGGATCGACGATCGCTTTCAACGTCTCCAGAATGCAAACAATTACAACGACAAg ccaaaTCAGTACCATCGGTCGAAATTTATAGGCCACCGGCGGCTAGGAGAGCTAGCAATTCTTCAGAAACAAGTAGCACACAAGTACAATCGATTGGAGATTCTTCTTCGATCAA GAATGCACGACAAAAACGACCCGATCGAGCGGTTTATGTACCCAGACATCGAAGAAGTTTAGAAGTTGAAGAAAAGAAGCAGCAAAATCCAAGAGTCTGTCCTACAAGACATGCAGCATCAAACAAAGATTCAACTACGAACAATAATTCTAAACTAGATGTGCTTATCAGATGTACGCAACAAG TTCTTTTAGATTCTGGAGAAATTTCAGATACGCACGATAACACCGAGCGTTATCGTGCTCATAAATTATTGGAAGAATTGGAGAAAGATGTGCCAACTTTattagaagagaaaaaatcAGTTGCGactgataattttaatgaaaatagcGTTAATTCAAATCTACTAAAATCATCTGACaaagttgcaataaataataaacaattagaaataatgCAAGAAACTGTTGCAGAAAACGAGTCCTCAGCAGAACATTTAAATTGCAATGATGTAATAGCACATAAAAACGAACAattaattgaacaaaatatagTATCGGATGTTTTGGTAATTTCCGCCGATAGTAAAAAAGGTTTGAAACATTCTGAACAAGTATCTTCGACTGTAATGCCACCTGAAAAAAAAGTCAAGAAAATAGAAAGGCAAAAGAGTAAACCGGTCCCACCGCCCTCTCCACCTTTGAAGATAAACAGAGACGAATGCGATTgggataatttatttgatgatAATGGAGATTGTCTAGATCCGACATTGATAGAAGAA CTTACATCAGCAGTAGGTGAAGTGGCGATAGAACAACCAAATAATCATTACAAGACATACAGCAAACAAGTCGAAGTGTCTAGCGATGAATTTGCACACGTTAtagaaatttacaattttcctTCAGAGTTCAAAACTAGCGATTTAGCAGCTGTTTTTAGTTCTTTCAAGAATGGTGGTTTTGAACTGAAGTGGGTAGACGATACTCATTGTTTGGGAGTTTTTAGCAGTCCTCTTGTTG CTGCTGAAGTGTTAGCATCAAATCATCCATTCGTGAAAACGAGACCACTTAGCGAAGCTACCGCTTTAAGTAAAGCAAAGGCAAGAAAAAGTGCAGAATTTCTGCAACCTTATAGAAATCGTCCTGAAACATGCGCCGCCTTAGCTAGAAGATTAGTTACTGGTGCATTGGGCGTAAAACTCGCTACAGCTAGAGAAGAACGTGAGCACGAAAAGAATGTATTGCGTGAAGCCAAAG aaaaaaaacgattaGCCAATAAACAACGAGAGGATGTCTGGGAAGGCATAATACCTGCAaagtaa